In the Streptomyces sp. WMMC940 genome, GTCAGTGCCTCACGCCCGGCGATCGCCGTGAGCATCAGCAGATGCGAGGCCGCCGGCTCGTGCAGGCCCGTCAGCAGGCCCTCCACCGCGCGCACCCCCCGCGCGGGTGTGACGACGAGATCCGTCCAGCCCGCCGCGGGACGCACCGTCCCGTCCGGCCCCGTCGCCGACTCCAGCGCCCGCACCGCCGTCGTCCCGACCGCCACGATCCGCCCGCCGCCACCGGCCCGTCGGCGCGCACGGGCCGCGTTCACCAGCCACGCCGTGTCCGCCGGCACCTCGAACCGCTCCGGGTACGGCGGCTCGTGCGCCTCCGACGAGGCCACCCCCGTGTGCAGCGTGACCGGGGCGAAGAGCACCCCGCGCCGCACCAGCTCCGCCACCAGCGGCTCCGTGAAGGGCCGCGCCGCGCTCGGCATCTCCGCCGAGCCCGCCCCGTCCGGCGCGGGCAGTGCGAACACCGTCTGATACGCGGACAGCGGCTGGTCCCGCTCGGTGTACCCGTACCGGATCGGCCTGCCGTACCGCGCCATCAGCCCCGGTACGTCCACCGACGCGGCGGCCCACCACAGCCGGGGCGAGCCCTCCACCAGCGGCTCCTGCGGCACGAGCACTCCGCCTCCGGGGAGCCGTATCCGCGCGCCCGCGGGTCCTCCCGCCCGCGGCAGTGAGCTGCCCGCCCCGTCCGGCGACCGCAGTTCCACCGCCCACAGCCCCCCGCTCGCGGACGCCGTCCCGCAGCGCCCCCGGTCCGCGCGTGTGGAGAAGTGGACGACCAGCCGCTCCCCGCCCAGCCGAGCGTTCACCGCCGCCGGCAGGGTCGCGGAGGTGTTCACCACCAGGACGTCCCCGGCGCGCAGCAGCCCCGGCAGCTCGCGGAACGCGTGGTGAGCCACGGCCGTACCCCGCGACACCATCAGCCGTACGTCGTCCCTCCCGTCCCCGCGCTCCTCCGCCGGGACCCGGGCCGACAGCCCGTCCGGCACCCGCAGGGCCTCCAGCACGCTCATCGGCCGGCCACCAGCGCCGGCGCGGTGTAGCGCCCGCTCGCCGGCCGCTCGTCCAGCAGCCGCAGGAACCCAGGCACCACCTCGCCGGGCGTCGGCCTCGGGTCGTCGTCGTCCGGCACCGCCGCCGCGTACAGGTCCGTGCGCATGTCGCCGGGGTCGACCGCCCACACCCGCAGCTCCGGCTCCTCGACCGCCAGCACCGCCACCAGCCGGTCGAGGGCCGCCTTCGACGCCCCGTAACCGCCCCACGTCCCGTACGCCCCGGTCGCCGCGTCCGACGACACCGCGACCACCGCGCCCGGCTCCCCGGCCCGCAGCAGCGGCAGCGCCTCCTGCACCAGCCCCAGCGCCGCCACCACATTGGTCTCCAGCGCCGCCCGCAACCCCTCCACCGGCAGCTCCTCCAGCCGCACCAGCGGCTCCGAGCCCAGCGCGCTGGCGTTGCTCACCAGCAGATCGAGGGAACCGCCCAGCGCACGGGCCGCGGCCACCAGCTCGGCGCGGTGCCGGGCGTCCGTGACGTCCCCGGGCAGAGACCTCACCCTCGTCCCGTACCGGCGCAGCTCCTCCGCCGACGCCTCCAGAACCGGCGCCGTCCGCGCGTCCAGCACCAGATCCCAGCCGCGCCGCGCGAGCGCGGCCCCCAGCGCGTACCCGAGCCCCTTCGAGGCCCCCGTGATGATCGCGACAGGCATGACGTCCATCCCCTCTTACTGTGCGATGCCGTTCCGGACGTGGTTCAGGCTGTCTCCACGCCGGGGCCCGCCGCCTCGTCCCCGCGCCCGTACCGGGCAGGGCACTTCGACCTAGGCCCCGGGACCGGGTCCGCGGCCGTCCACAGGCCGATACGCACCGTCACGGCACCCCGGTACGGTGATCCCATGAGCCATCGACCGAGCTCCGGCCTGGCCGCCGTCAGCACCGCCCTGCTCGCCATGAGCAGGCATCTCGAGGTCCGCGACGTCCTCAAGACGATCGTGGCCTCGGCCCGCGAGCTGCTCGACGCGGAGTACGCGGCGCTCGGCGTGCCCGACGACCACGGGGGCTTCGCCCAGTTCGTCGTCGACGGCGTCAGCGACGAGCAGTGGCGGGCGATCGGACCACTCCCGCGCCAGCACGGCGTCCTCGCCGCGATGCTGAGGGACGCGAGGACCGAGCGGCTCGCGGACGTGCGGAAGGACCCTCGCTTCGAGGGCTGGCCCTCCGCCCACCCGGACATGGCCGACTTCCTGGGCCTGCCCATCAAGGACGGCGACGAGACGCTCGGCGCGCTGTTCCTCGCCAACAAGCGGTGCCCCAAGCCCGCCGGGGGCTGCGGATTCACGGAGGCGGACGAGGAACTGCTGTCGATCCTCGCCCAGCACGCCGCCATCGCCCTCACCAACGCCCGGCTGTACGAGCGCAGCCGCGAACTCACCATCGCCGAGGAGCGCTCCCGCCTCGCGCAGGAACTCCACGACGCCGTCAGCCAGAAGCTGTTCTCCCTCCGGCTGACCGCGCAGGCCGCGGCCCGCCTGGTGGACCGCGACCCGGCACGGGCCAAGGGCGAGCTGCAGCAGGTGGCCGCGCTCGCGGCAGAGGCCGCGGACGAACTCCGCGCGGCGGTCGTCGAACTGCGCCCCGCGGCCCTGGACGAGGACGGCCTGGTCGACACGCTCCGCACCCAGATCCAGGTCCTCGACCGCGCCCACACCGCACACGTCACCTTCGACAGCTGCGGGGTCCGCGCCTTGCCGGCCGCCCAGGAGGAGGCCCTGCTGAGGGTCGCCCAGGAGGCCCTCCACAACGCGCTGCGGCACTCCGGCGCACCCCGGGTCGCGGTGAGCCTCGCCCGGCGCGGCCAGGGCGCGGTCCTCAGCGTCACCGACGACGGCAGGGGCTTCGAGCCCGAGGCGGTCCGCAGGGCCGGCCGTCACCTCGGCCTGGTTTCCATGCGCGACCGGGCGAGCGGGGTCGGCGGGACACTCACGGTGGAATCGGCGCCCGGCAAGGGCACCACGGTCGAGATGGAGGTTCCCGGTGGCTGAGAGGGGAAGCGGGCGCGCGGAGCGCCCCGCCGGCGGGGCGCCGGGGGACGGGCGGGCGATCCGTGTGCTGCTCGTGGACGACCACCAGGTGGTCCGCCGCGGTCTGCGCACGTTCCTCGAGGTGCAGGACGACATCGAGGTCGTGGGCGAGGCGGGCGACGGCGACGAGGGGGTCGCCCGCGCCGGGGAACTGCGGCCCGACGTCGTGCTGATGGACGTACGGATGCCCGGCACCGACGGCATCGAGGCGCTGCGCGAGCTGCGCGCGCTCGACAACACCGCGAAGGTCCTGATCGTCACGAGCTTCACCGAGCGGCGCACGGTCGTCCCCGCACTGCGCGCCGGTGCCTCCGGCTACGTCTACAAGGACGTCGATCCCGACGCGCTGGCCGCGGCGATCCGCTCGGTGCACGCGGGCCATGTACTGCTGCAGCCGGAGGTGGCGGGAGCGCTCCTCGCCCAGGACGAGCCGGGCGGCGGGCAGGGGAGGGGCACATCGCTGACCGAGCGGGAGCGGGAGGTGCTGGGGCTGATCGCCGACGGCCGCTCCAACCGGGAGATCGCCCGGGCGCTGGTCCTCTCGGAGAAGACCGTGAAGACCCATGTGTCGAACATCCTGATGAAGCTCGACCTCTCGGACCGCACCCAGGCGGCGCTCTGGGCCGTGCGACACGGGCTTCCCGGCTGACCTCCGGGCAGATCGGAACGTTTCGGCAGGTCATCCGGACAGGGAAGCGGACTGGTTCCCTCCGGTATGAGGTTCATACCGTCGTGTGTATGTCGCCCACACGGCGTATCCCTCGCGCGTCCCGGGCGTTCTCCAGGGTGAGCCGCGGCGGTCCCGCCGCGGTGACGCCTAGGAGGATCCAGAAGTGAAGAACCTGAAGAAGGCCCTCGCCGTCTCCATGGTCGCCGGCGGAATCGTCGCCGCTGGCGCCGGTGTCGCGTCCGCCACCAGCGCGCACGCGGACGGC is a window encoding:
- a CDS encoding S-adenosylmethionine:tRNA ribosyltransferase-isomerase → MSVLEALRVPDGLSARVPAEERGDGRDDVRLMVSRGTAVAHHAFRELPGLLRAGDVLVVNTSATLPAAVNARLGGERLVVHFSTRADRGRCGTASASGGLWAVELRSPDGAGSSLPRAGGPAGARIRLPGGGVLVPQEPLVEGSPRLWWAAASVDVPGLMARYGRPIRYGYTERDQPLSAYQTVFALPAPDGAGSAEMPSAARPFTEPLVAELVRRGVLFAPVTLHTGVASSEAHEPPYPERFEVPADTAWLVNAARARRRAGGGGRIVAVGTTAVRALESATGPDGTVRPAAGWTDLVVTPARGVRAVEGLLTGLHEPAASHLLMLTAIAGREALTRSYTEAVRRLYLWHEFGDVHLILPDQTLTERIAGATDREPDGGEM
- a CDS encoding SDR family NAD(P)-dependent oxidoreductase; this encodes MPVAIITGASKGLGYALGAALARRGWDLVLDARTAPVLEASAEELRRYGTRVRSLPGDVTDARHRAELVAAARALGGSLDLLVSNASALGSEPLVRLEELPVEGLRAALETNVVAALGLVQEALPLLRAGEPGAVVAVSSDAATGAYGTWGGYGASKAALDRLVAVLAVEEPELRVWAVDPGDMRTDLYAAAVPDDDDPRPTPGEVVPGFLRLLDERPASGRYTAPALVAGR
- a CDS encoding GAF domain-containing sensor histidine kinase, which translates into the protein MSHRPSSGLAAVSTALLAMSRHLEVRDVLKTIVASARELLDAEYAALGVPDDHGGFAQFVVDGVSDEQWRAIGPLPRQHGVLAAMLRDARTERLADVRKDPRFEGWPSAHPDMADFLGLPIKDGDETLGALFLANKRCPKPAGGCGFTEADEELLSILAQHAAIALTNARLYERSRELTIAEERSRLAQELHDAVSQKLFSLRLTAQAAARLVDRDPARAKGELQQVAALAAEAADELRAAVVELRPAALDEDGLVDTLRTQIQVLDRAHTAHVTFDSCGVRALPAAQEEALLRVAQEALHNALRHSGAPRVAVSLARRGQGAVLSVTDDGRGFEPEAVRRAGRHLGLVSMRDRASGVGGTLTVESAPGKGTTVEMEVPGG
- a CDS encoding response regulator — encoded protein: MAERGSGRAERPAGGAPGDGRAIRVLLVDDHQVVRRGLRTFLEVQDDIEVVGEAGDGDEGVARAGELRPDVVLMDVRMPGTDGIEALRELRALDNTAKVLIVTSFTERRTVVPALRAGASGYVYKDVDPDALAAAIRSVHAGHVLLQPEVAGALLAQDEPGGGQGRGTSLTEREREVLGLIADGRSNREIARALVLSEKTVKTHVSNILMKLDLSDRTQAALWAVRHGLPG